Part of the Janibacter endophyticus genome is shown below.
GATCGACGCGTGCGGCCCACCGCCCCCTTCGTCCTGGGCCGGCTCCCCGAGGCGGACCGCGACGACGCCCGCGAGGATCGCCGCTCCGCCGAGCAGCTGGACCGGGGTGAGGGCCTGCCCGACGAGCACCCAGGCGAAGACGACCGCGAAGAGGACCTCGCTCAGGCCGACGAAGGAGGCGACCGTGGGCCCGAGGATGCGGGCGGCGCCGATGCCGGTGACGTACGCGAGCGCTGCCGCGACGAGGGCGAGCTCGGCGACGGCGACCCACCAGGGGGCGGCCCAGCCGGCGAGGTCGACCTGCTGGGTCGTGGCCGTCATGGGCATGAGTCGCAGCAGCGCGGCGACGCCGAGGCTGAGCGCGCCGACGACGAGCCCGATCCCGGCGAAGGCGATCGGCGGCAGAGAGTCGTCCTGGTCGTCGGCGGAGAGGAGGAAGAAGACCATGAGACCGACCGCGGCGAGCAGGCCCCACATGACGCCGACGAGGTCGACCTTCGCGCCGGAGGTGACGTCGAGGACGAGGACGAGCCCGATGACGGCGGCGACGACCCCGAGCGAGGTCAGCCGGGAGGGCCGACGGCCGTGCCGGGCCCAGACCCAGCCGACGATGAGGACGGGGGCGAGGTACTCGAGGAGCAGCGCGACGCCGACCGAGAGGTGGTTGACCGCGTTGAAGTAGAAGAGCTGGCAGCCGGCGATCGCACACGTGCCGTAGGCGACGACCTTGCCGATGTTGGGCCGCAGGCGGTCCCAGCAGCCGCGCATCGCGAGCAGGGTGGGGACGAGCATGACGAGGGCCGCGGTGCTGATCCGGGCCGTCACGACCGCGCCCGGCGACCAGCCGGCCTCCATGAGGGCCTTGCCGAAGGTCCCGCTGGAGCCGAAGGTCGCGGCGGAGACGAGGGCGAGGGCCAGGCCCACGACGAAGGGGGCGGAGGCTGCGGTCCTCGTGGGCATGGCGGGCTGTCCTGTCGTCATCAGTCAACTATGGTGTTGGTCATGACGGTATCCGGGGACAACGTCAGGAGTCAACGTGGCCTTTGCCCATGACACAAACGACGCGCTGCGGGGCGCTGCGGCACTGGTCAACACCGCGGTCGGGGCCCACCCCGACTCCGACGGCGACACCCTGACGACGACGGAGCAGCTGGAGGCCTTCCTCGGTGAGTGGGCATGGACCGGACGGGTCGACGGCGACGAACGCGAGCTCGAGGAGGTCCGGTCGCTGCGGCCGCGGCTGCGGGCGCTCTGGGAGGCCGGCACCGAGGAGGAGTGCGTCGAGCTCGTCAACGACCTGCTGCGCACCGGCGCCGCCCTCCCCCAGCTCGTCGACCACGACGGCTACGGGTGGCACGTCCACGCGACCGAGCCGGACGCGCCGCTGGCCCGCCGGATGCAGGTCGAGGCGGCCATGGGCTTCGTCGACGTGCTGCGCTCGGGCGAGCGCAGCCGGCTGCGGGTCTGCGAGGCCGACGACTGCGACGACGTGCTCGTCGACCTCTCCCGCAACCGGAGCAAGCGCTACTGCGAGGGCGGCTGCGGCAACCGGCTGGCCGCCGCGGCCTATCGCGCCCGGCAGGACGGTGCCACGCTGGAGCCATGACGACGGCGGCTGAGCGCCCTGCCCCGCGGCCCGCTCGCCTCCGCTGAGAAGGGGTGGTCAGGCGCGGCCGCCGAAGAGGCTCGTCACCGAGCCGTCCTCGAAGACCTCGTGGATCGCGGCCGAGATGAGCGGGGCGATCGAGAGGACGGTCAGCCCGTCGAAGTGCTGGTCCTCGCGCAGCGGCAGCGTGTTGGTCACGATGATCTCCTCGGCGGAGCAGGCCTCCATCCGCTCGATCGCGGGGCCGGAGAAGATCGCGTGCGTCGCGGCGATGACCACGCCGGCTGCGCCCTCGGCCATGATCGCGTCCGCGGCCTTGGTGATCGTGCCCGCGGTGTCGATCATGTCGTCGACGAGGATGCACATGCGGCCCTCGACCTCACCGACGACCCGGTTGGCCGCCGACTCGTTGGGGCGGTTGATGTCACGGGTCTTGTGGATGAACGCCAGCGGCACACCACCGAGGTGCGCCGACCACTGCTCGGCCACCTTGATCCGGCCGGCGTCCGGCGAGACGACCGCGAGCTCACGGTCGCCGTACTTCTCCTTGACGTAGTCGGCGAGGAGCGGGCGGGCCATGAGGTGGTCGACCGGACCGTCGAAGAAGCCCTGGATCTGGTCGGTGTGCAGGTCGACGACGATGAGGCGGTCGGCGCCGGCCGTCGCGAAGAGGTCGGCGATGAGTCGCGCCGAGATCGGCTCGCGGCCGCGGTGCTTCTTGTCCTGGCGCGCGTAGCCGTAGAAGGGCATGACGACGGTGATCCGCTTGGCCGAGGCCCGCTTCAGCGCGTCGATCATGATGAGGTGCTCGACGATCGCCTCGTTGATCGGTGCGGTGTGGCTCTGGATGACGAACGCGTCGGAGCCGCGGACGGACTCCTCGTAGCGCACGTAGATCTCGCCGTTGGCGAAGTCGTAGGCGCTCGTCGGCACGAGCTGCGTGCCGAGGTCCTCGGCGACCTCCTCGGCGAGCGCGGGGTGCGCCCGGCCGGAGAAGACCATGAGGTTCTTCTTGGTCTTCTTGGAGATGCTGGTGCGGGGTCCCTTGTGGCCCATGGTGTCCTTCGGTCGTCGTGGCGGCGGGGTGGTCAGCTGAGGGTCTCGGACGAAGGGGGGCCCTCGACCGACTGAGCGGCGCGCTCGGCCGCGTGAGCGGCGTCTGCGGTGGCGGTGCCGGCACGACGGCGGTCGACCCAGCCGTCGATGTTGCGCTGGTTGCCGCGGGCGATGGCGATCTGCCCGGGGGCGACGGCCCCCGTGATCGCGGACCCGGCGGCCACGTAGGCGCCGTCGGCGATGTCGACCGGGGCGACGAGGACGGAGTTGCTGCCGACGAAGGAGTGCCTGCCGACGTTCGTGTGGCCCTTGGTCACGCCGTCGTAGTTGGCGAAGATCGTGCCCGCGCCGATGTTGGCCCCGTCGCCGATCGTCGCGTCGCCGCAGTACGTGAGGTGCGGGACCTTGGCACCGGCACCGATCTGCGCGTTCTTCGTCTCGACGAAGCCGCCGATCTTCCCCTTCGCCCCGAGGACGGTACCTGGGCGCAGGTACGAGTACGGGCCGACGGTCGCGTCGTCGTGGACCACCGCGAGGTGGCCCTCGGCACGCCGGATCGTCGCCCGGTCACCGACCTCGCAGTCGGTGAGCGTGACCTCGGGGCCGACCACCGACTCCGCCCCGACCGTCGTCGCGCCGAGCAGCTGGGTCCCGGGCAGCAGCGTCGTGTCCTGGCCGATCTCGACGTCCACGTCGATCCAGGTCGACGCGGGGTCGACGATCGTCACGCCCGCACGCATGTGTCGCTCGCAGGTGCGCTGGTTGAGCACCCGGCCGAGCTCGGCGAGCTGGGTGCGGTCGTTGACGCCCTCGGTCTGCCAGAGGTCCTGCAGGACGTGGGCGATGACCCGGCCACCGTCCTCGCGGGCGAGCGCAAGGACGTCGGTGAGGTACTTCTCGCCCTGGGCGTTGTCGGTCGTGACCTTGGCGAGCTGGGCGCGCAGGACGTCGGCGTCGAAGGCGTAGATGCCGGAGTTGATCTCGCGGACGGCGCGCTGGGTCTCGTCGGCGTCCTTGAACTCCACGATCCGCTCGACGTTGCCGTCGGCGTCGCGGATGACGCGGCCGTACATCTTCGCGTCGTCGAGGATCGAGGTGATGACGGTGACGGCGGCGCCGGCCTCGACGTGGGCGGTGGTCAGCTGCGAGATCGTCTCGGCGGTGAGCAGGGGCACGTCTCCCATGGTCACGACGACGGTGCCGGTGAGATCGGCCGGGAGGACGTCGAGCCCGCACTCGGCGGCTCGGCCCGTGCCCTTGACCTCGTCCTGGTCCGCGACGAGGACCCGGCTCTCCCCCTTCGCGTTGCACTCCTCGATGAAGGCGGCGACGCGGTCGCGCTGGTGGCGGATGACGACCACGGTCGAGTCGGCGCCCGCCCCGCGGGCGGCCCGCATCGCGTGACCGAGGAGGGTGTCCCCGCCGATGCGGTGCAGGACCTTGGGGGTCGTGCTCTTCATCCGGGTGCCCTCGCCGGCGGCGAGGATGATGACGGCAGCAGGGCGGTGAGCGGTGTCGGACACGCGTGATCTCCGAAGGGGTAGCGGTGAGCGGCCGTGCCTCACTCTACTCCGCAGCGGGAGCTGGGCTCCCCGGGTAGGAGTCGGGCGTCACTCCCCCGCCGTAACCTCGGTGCCGCCGAAGGCCTCTGCGTAGGCCGCGGCTGCCGAGGGCTTGAGCTCGCCGGACACCCGCAGAAGCGCGGCTCCGTTCACATAGTCCCACTCGGAGCCGAGGGCCGGGGATCCTGCGAGAATTCCCTGGATGTACTCGGCCCGGGCCGTTGCTGCGGCTTCGTCCTTGAAGACCTCGATCACGGCGCCACAGTCGGAACCCAGGGAGCCGCAGGCGGCCGCGGAGTCATAGAGCACGGCTGCAGAGACATAACCGTTCGGGCGGCCCAGGAGGTCGTTGGGATCGTTGTCTTCGGTGATGGTCACAGCCTTTGTCACCGTACCGACCTCGTCCTTCAGCTCGGCCGCCAGCGAGTCTGCGTTCTGGTCCGCGCCGGCCGCGGACTCAGAGGGGGGCGAGCTGGAGCCTTCCTGGGAGGACACACCCGATGTGGACGTCTCGACTGCGGCGGGAGAGTCTCCACCACCGCATGCGGTCAGCGAGAGGACGAGGGCCGCGGGGACCACGAGGTGTGAAGGCTTCATCTCCTGGTTCTACCAAAGTGGCACATCGGGATGTGGGGCTTTCGGGCCAAGTGCCCCGCACGCCACAGCGCGTTGCACCGGGGCCTGCCCACGCCCTCGTGAGGGCGACCCCTGGCTCCCCGGGTAGGAGTCGAACCTACGTCGCTAGTCCTGATTCAAAGTCAGGCGGGCCCTGCCGGCAGACCAACCGGGGAACGCCGCGAGATCGCGGCGCCCCCAGGGTAGTTCACCCCTCCTTGTGCCCCACGGCGAAGACCCGGCGGAAGGGCAGCAGCACACCGGCCGGGGTCCGCGGGTAGGCCTCGGCGACCCGGCTGCCGTACACGTCAAGGAAGTCCTGCCGCTCCGCCTCGTCGGTCAGGACGTCGAGGATCGGGCGCAGCCCCGTGCCGGTGACCCACTCGAGGACGGGGTTGTCCTGCTCGCCGGCCGGGTCGAGGACGTGCAGGTAGGTGGTCTCCCAGGCATCGACGAGCAGCCCGTGCTGGGCGAGGATCTGGAGGTAGGTGCTCGGCTCGGCGGCGCCGTAGCGCTTCGTCGCGGCCTCGAGCGCGGCGGCCTGCGGGTGCTCCACCGCGACCTCGCGCATGAGGGCATGGGTCGGCGAGGAGAAGTTGCCCGGGACCTGGAGGGCGAACCAGCCCTGCGGAGCGAGCGCGTCGACCCAGCCCTCGATGAGCGGCAGGTGCATGGGGACCCACTGGAGGGCCGCGTTGGTGACGATGACGTCAGGGGCCTGACCGAGCGATGCGATGTCCCACGAGGCGAGGTCGGCCTCGACCCACTCGACGCGGGCGCCATCATCCTGGGCCCGGGCGGACTCGATCATGTCGGCGCTGTTGTCCACCCCGACGACGCGTGCGTGCGGCCACCGCTGGGCGAGCGCGAGGGTCGCGATGCCGTTGCCGCACCCCAGGTCGACGACGAGCGAGGGCTCCTGAGCAGCTACCCGGGAGAGCAGGTCGACGAAGGGGCGGGTCCGCTCGGCGGCGAACTTCTCGTACTGCGTCGGGTCCCAGCTGGGCATCCGGTGCCTCCGTCTCGTCGATGAGTGGTGGGGCGATCCTACGAGAGGCCATCTCTTGATATCGAGAAACTTGATCGTGCGTATTCTTGACGCATGCCCCAGCGACAGCCGATCCACGACGACGTCGACGAGATCGTCGACGCCTGGCGGCGCGAGCGACCTGACCTCGACCCCGAGCCGCTCCACGTCTTCAGCCGGCTCTCGCGGCTCGCCCGCCGCCTCGACCTGGACCGCGCCACCGCCTTCGGCGACCACGGCATCGACGGCTGGGAGTTCGACGTCCTCTCCGCACTGCGCCGCGCGGGCGCGCCCTACGAGCTCTCCCCCGGGCGTCTCGTCCAGGAGACCCTCGTGACCTCCGGGACCATGACCAACCGGATCGACCGGCTGGCGGCGAAGGGATGGGTCGAGCGCACCCCGTCGCCCAGCGACCGCCGCGGGGTCATCGTCCGCCTCACCGAGACCGGACGGGCCGCCGTCGACGGCGCCATGGCCGACCTCATCACGCGGGAGCGCGACCTCCTCGCCGAGCTGAGCGAGACCGAGACGGGCGAGCTCACGGCCCTGCTCCGCCGGCTCCTCGCCCCCTTCGAGTGCTGACGTCAGCCGACGACCTCGGCAGCCTCCAGCCACTCGAGCTCGAGGACCTCTCGCTCGTCGACGATCTCGCGCAGCTCACGGTTGAGCTCCAGGGCGCGCGCGTGATCGCTGGCCGCCTCCGCCATCGCCGCGTGCACCCGCTCCTCGCGCTCGGCCAGCCGTTGCAGCGACTTCTCGACCCGGGCCATGGTCTTGCGCGCCTCGCGCGTCTCGGCCGGGCTCGGACCCGACGAGGTGAGCTCATCCCCCTTCGCCCCACCCGGGTTGGTTCCTCCCACCCCGGAACGGTTCCCGGGTTCGACCACCTTTATCGGGTTATCCGATAAAGGTCCCTCCCCCCGCGCCCGGAGCTCGAGGTACTGGTCGACCCCACCGGGCATGTCCCGGACCTTGCCGTCGCCGAGCAGCGCCACCTGCCGGTCGCAGAGCCGCTCGAGCAGGTAGCGGTCGTGGCTCACGACGAGCAGCGTCCCGGCCCAGCCGTCGAGGACGTCCTCGAGCTGGGTGAGGGTCTCGATGTCGAGGTCGTTGGTCGGCTCGTCGAGCATGAGGACGTTGGGCTCGGCCATGAGCAGCCGCAGGATCTGCAGGCGCCGGCGCTCGCCACCGGAGAGGTCGGCGACACGGGTCTGCTGGCGGCCGCCGGAGAAGCCGAGCTTCTTCGCGAGCTGGGAGGCGGTGACCTCCTTCTTGCCGAGCGTCGTGACCTTCTTGACGTCCTCGACGGCGTCGATGACGCGGCGGTCGGCGAGGGCGTCGAGCTCGCGGACGTCCTGGGTGAGGTGCCCGATGACGACGGTGATGCCCTGCTTGCGCTTGCCGGAGGCGAGCGGCACCTCGCCCGCGAGCACCCGCAGCAGCGTCGACTTGCCCGCCCCGTTGACGCCGACGATCCCGAAACGGTCGCCCGGCGCGAGCTGCCAGGTCACCCGGTCGAGCAGGGTGCGTCCACCGAGCTCGACGGAGGCGTCATGGAGGTCGATGACGTCCTTGCCGAGCCGGGTCGTCGCGAAGCGCACCAGCTCGACGTCGTCGCGAAGGGGTGGCTCGTCGGCGATGAGCGCGTTGGCGGCGTCGATGCGGAACTTCGGCTTGCTGGTGCGCGCGGGCGGGCCACGGCGCAACCAGGCGAGCTCCTTGCGGAGCAGGTTGTTGCGGCGCTCGGCGGTGACCGCAGCGATCCGGTCGCGCTCGGCCTTCGCGAGGACGTAGGCGGCGTAGCCACCGTCGTACTGCTCGACCTGC
Proteins encoded:
- a CDS encoding EamA family transporter encodes the protein MTTGQPAMPTRTAASAPFVVGLALALVSAATFGSSGTFGKALMEAGWSPGAVVTARISTAALVMLVPTLLAMRGCWDRLRPNIGKVVAYGTCAIAGCQLFYFNAVNHLSVGVALLLEYLAPVLIVGWVWARHGRRPSRLTSLGVVAAVIGLVLVLDVTSGAKVDLVGVMWGLLAAVGLMVFFLLSADDQDDSLPPIAFAGIGLVVGALSLGVAALLRLMPMTATTQQVDLAGWAAPWWVAVAELALVAAALAYVTGIGAARILGPTVASFVGLSEVLFAVVFAWVLVGQALTPVQLLGGAAILAGVVAVRLGEPAQDEGGGGPHASIAETGPAGSGDAEHAGLVQA
- a CDS encoding CGNR zinc finger domain-containing protein produces the protein MAFAHDTNDALRGAAALVNTAVGAHPDSDGDTLTTTEQLEAFLGEWAWTGRVDGDERELEEVRSLRPRLRALWEAGTEEECVELVNDLLRTGAALPQLVDHDGYGWHVHATEPDAPLARRMQVEAAMGFVDVLRSGERSRLRVCEADDCDDVLVDLSRNRSKRYCEGGCGNRLAAAAYRARQDGATLEP
- a CDS encoding ribose-phosphate diphosphokinase, coding for MGHKGPRTSISKKTKKNLMVFSGRAHPALAEEVAEDLGTQLVPTSAYDFANGEIYVRYEESVRGSDAFVIQSHTAPINEAIVEHLIMIDALKRASAKRITVVMPFYGYARQDKKHRGREPISARLIADLFATAGADRLIVVDLHTDQIQGFFDGPVDHLMARPLLADYVKEKYGDRELAVVSPDAGRIKVAEQWSAHLGGVPLAFIHKTRDINRPNESAANRVVGEVEGRMCILVDDMIDTAGTITKAADAIMAEGAAGVVIAATHAIFSGPAIERMEACSAEEIIVTNTLPLREDQHFDGLTVLSIAPLISAAIHEVFEDGSVTSLFGGRA
- the glmU gene encoding bifunctional UDP-N-acetylglucosamine diphosphorylase/glucosamine-1-phosphate N-acetyltransferase GlmU, whose amino-acid sequence is MSDTAHRPAAVIILAAGEGTRMKSTTPKVLHRIGGDTLLGHAMRAARGAGADSTVVVIRHQRDRVAAFIEECNAKGESRVLVADQDEVKGTGRAAECGLDVLPADLTGTVVVTMGDVPLLTAETISQLTTAHVEAGAAVTVITSILDDAKMYGRVIRDADGNVERIVEFKDADETQRAVREINSGIYAFDADVLRAQLAKVTTDNAQGEKYLTDVLALAREDGGRVIAHVLQDLWQTEGVNDRTQLAELGRVLNQRTCERHMRAGVTIVDPASTWIDVDVEIGQDTTLLPGTQLLGATTVGAESVVGPEVTLTDCEVGDRATIRRAEGHLAVVHDDATVGPYSYLRPGTVLGAKGKIGGFVETKNAQIGAGAKVPHLTYCGDATIGDGANIGAGTIFANYDGVTKGHTNVGRHSFVGSNSVLVAPVDIADGAYVAAGSAITGAVAPGQIAIARGNQRNIDGWVDRRRAGTATADAAHAAERAAQSVEGPPSSETLS
- a CDS encoding methyltransferase domain-containing protein, which encodes MPSWDPTQYEKFAAERTRPFVDLLSRVAAQEPSLVVDLGCGNGIATLALAQRWPHARVVGVDNSADMIESARAQDDGARVEWVEADLASWDIASLGQAPDVIVTNAALQWVPMHLPLIEGWVDALAPQGWFALQVPGNFSSPTHALMREVAVEHPQAAALEAATKRYGAAEPSTYLQILAQHGLLVDAWETTYLHVLDPAGEQDNPVLEWVTGTGLRPILDVLTDEAERQDFLDVYGSRVAEAYPRTPAGVLLPFRRVFAVGHKEG
- a CDS encoding MarR family winged helix-turn-helix transcriptional regulator, with the protein product MPQRQPIHDDVDEIVDAWRRERPDLDPEPLHVFSRLSRLARRLDLDRATAFGDHGIDGWEFDVLSALRRAGAPYELSPGRLVQETLVTSGTMTNRIDRLAAKGWVERTPSPSDRRGVIVRLTETGRAAVDGAMADLITRERDLLAELSETETGELTALLRRLLAPFEC
- a CDS encoding ABC-F family ATP-binding cassette domain-containing protein, whose translation is MANLISVERATLALGTAHILDGVSLGINEGARIGVVGRNGGGKSTLMKVLHGEIPLDDGRITRMGSATVGMLSQADVLDPAATVREVVLGDRAEHVWAGDSRIRDVVDGLLGGLDAQAMGGWDATVAPMSGGERRRLALAKILVDDPDVLLLDEPTNHLDVEGVAWLADHLVNHRARPDNALATITHDRWFLDAVADRTWEVVDGQVEQYDGGYAAYVLAKAERDRIAAVTAERRNNLLRKELAWLRRGPPARTSKPKFRIDAANALIADEPPLRDDVELVRFATTRLGKDVIDLHDASVELGGRTLLDRVTWQLAPGDRFGIVGVNGAGKSTLLRVLAGEVPLASGKRKQGITVVIGHLTQDVRELDALADRRVIDAVEDVKKVTTLGKKEVTASQLAKKLGFSGGRQQTRVADLSGGERRRLQILRLLMAEPNVLMLDEPTNDLDIETLTQLEDVLDGWAGTLLVVSHDRYLLERLCDRQVALLGDGKVRDMPGGVDQYLELRARGEGPLSDNPIKVVEPGNRSGVGGTNPGGAKGDELTSSGPSPAETREARKTMARVEKSLQRLAEREERVHAAMAEAASDHARALELNRELREIVDEREVLELEWLEAAEVVG